A window from Akkermansia muciniphila encodes these proteins:
- a CDS encoding phosphatidylserine decarboxylase, with amino-acid sequence MEGIRYYNRYTGTEEREQVLGERYLQWIYGTSTGRAALHVLIKRGVFSSLLGWMKNRPSSARSIPAFVKEYGINMEESLKGIPEFRHFNDFFYRRLKPGARPLAGGEETAVFPADARHMGWERADRIRGVFVKGQSFDLPGLLGSGALAERYAEGAIVLSRLCPTDYHRFHFPVSGVPGPWERLGGPLASVSPYCLRHRLAWLWTNKRNLTLIQSELWGQVAMLEVGATGVGRIEETYFPEVPALRGAEKGYFAFGGSTVMCFFEPGRISLAADLLEKTAEGMELFARQGDAMGTAVR; translated from the coding sequence GGAACAGGTGCTGGGAGAGAGGTACCTGCAATGGATTTACGGCACTTCCACGGGCAGGGCGGCCCTGCATGTCCTGATCAAGCGCGGCGTGTTTTCCTCCCTGCTGGGGTGGATGAAGAACCGGCCTTCTAGCGCGCGTTCCATTCCCGCTTTTGTGAAGGAGTACGGCATCAATATGGAGGAGTCCCTCAAGGGTATTCCGGAGTTCAGGCATTTCAACGATTTTTTCTACAGGCGCCTGAAGCCGGGCGCGCGTCCCCTGGCCGGAGGGGAGGAAACGGCTGTTTTTCCGGCTGACGCCCGGCACATGGGCTGGGAGCGCGCCGACCGGATCAGAGGCGTTTTTGTGAAGGGGCAGAGTTTTGACCTGCCGGGCCTGCTGGGGAGCGGGGCCCTGGCTGAACGGTATGCGGAAGGCGCCATTGTCCTGTCCCGCCTGTGCCCTACGGATTATCACCGCTTTCATTTTCCGGTGTCCGGGGTGCCCGGCCCGTGGGAGAGGCTGGGCGGTCCGCTGGCCAGCGTGTCTCCGTATTGCCTGCGCCATCGTTTGGCGTGGCTGTGGACTAACAAGAGGAATCTGACTTTGATCCAGTCAGAGTTATGGGGGCAGGTGGCCATGCTGGAGGTGGGGGCCACCGGCGTGGGGCGGATTGAGGAGACGTATTTTCCGGAAGTTCCTGCTCTCCGGGGAGCGGAGAAGGGGTATTTTGCCTTTGGCGGCTCCACCGTGATGTGCTTTTTTGAGCCGGGCAGAATTAGCCTGGCTGCCGACCTGCTGGAAAAGACGGCGGAGGGGATGGAGTTGTTTGCCCGTCAGGGAGATGCGATGGGGACGGCTGTGCGGTAA